A window of Helicobacter anatolicus contains these coding sequences:
- the efp gene encoding elongation factor P, whose protein sequence is MAIGMSELKKGLKIEIDGVPYRIVEYQHVKPGKGAAFVRARIKSFLDGRVIEKTFHAGDKCEEPNLVEKTMQYLYHDGDMFQFMDTDTYEQIALSDEQVGDVAKWMLDGINVQILFHNGKAISVDVPQIVELKIIETAPNFKGDTSSGSKKPATLETGAVVQIPFHVLEGEVIRVNTETEEYVEKVK, encoded by the coding sequence ATGGCAATTGGGATGAGTGAGTTAAAAAAAGGTTTAAAGATTGAAATTGATGGAGTTCCTTATAGGATTGTGGAATACCAACATGTAAAGCCTGGAAAGGGTGCTGCTTTTGTGCGCGCGAGAATCAAATCTTTTCTTGATGGTAGAGTAATTGAAAAAACTTTTCATGCAGGAGATAAGTGTGAAGAGCCAAATTTGGTTGAAAAAACCATGCAGTATCTTTATCATGATGGTGATATGTTTCAGTTTATGGATACTGATACTTATGAGCAAATTGCATTAAGTGATGAACAAGTGGGTGATGTTGCAAAGTGGATGTTGGATGGAATCAATGTGCAGATTTTATTTCATAATGGTAAGGCGATTTCAGTGGATGTACCACAAATTGTAGAATTAAAAATTATTGAAACAGCACCAAACTTCAAGGGAGATACTTCAAGTGGTAGTAAAAAACCTGCAACCTTAGAAACCGGTGCTGTAGTACAAATACCCTTTCATGTTTTAGAAGGTGAGGTAATTCGCGTAAATACTGAAACGGAGGAATATGTAGAAAAAGTAAAATAA
- the nhaA gene encoding Na+/H+ antiporter NhaA — translation MKDIVEIVVPDTVGKKGSLYIRDRLQRVLYSFIGHESFGGILLFFCVVVAMVIANTSSLSDSYFKFWETKIGFCVNEVNYSMSILHFINDVLMSLFFLMVGLEMKREVLYGDLAGFKKVSFSIFAALGGIIIPIIVYILFNYNTDASKGFGVAMSTDTAFALGVILLMGKRIPSVIKIFLVTLAVADDLGAVTVIAIFYTEDLQILWMMLSCIIIMALIYLNYKDTKFIFLYFVFGIFLWITVYKSGIHPTVAAVILAFCIPGKTKVSSVYFEKMLKEWQKLDFDEIQQMKDIYTQKRGFFKKLSDGVKNFIHPSTEKKIDMYRESKYIYILDSIGRYSYAAQNPLLRTEHALQPICAYFIVPLFAFANGGVLIDQGIDFLNSGIMWGTIFGLVLGKPLGILIFAYFSERLKISIRPRGLRYPHVLAVGFLAGIGFTMSMFVSGLAYTEQEMINISKLSVLIASALAIIFGVVALFFSTKIKENNGAKNIS, via the coding sequence ATGAAAGATATTGTTGAGATTGTTGTTCCTGACACAGTTGGAAAAAAGGGATCTTTATATATTAGAGATAGACTCCAAAGGGTTTTGTACAGTTTTATTGGACACGAATCTTTTGGGGGAATTTTGTTATTTTTCTGTGTCGTTGTTGCAATGGTTATTGCTAATACCTCTTCTCTTTCTGATAGTTACTTCAAATTTTGGGAAACAAAAATAGGTTTTTGTGTTAATGAAGTAAATTATTCCATGAGTATTTTACATTTCATTAATGATGTTTTAATGTCCTTATTCTTTCTTATGGTCGGGCTTGAGATGAAGCGCGAGGTATTATATGGAGATTTGGCAGGATTCAAAAAAGTAAGTTTTTCTATTTTTGCTGCATTGGGTGGAATTATTATCCCAATTATCGTTTATATTCTTTTTAATTATAATACAGATGCATCTAAGGGATTTGGCGTAGCAATGAGCACAGATACTGCATTTGCTTTGGGTGTAATTTTGTTGATGGGTAAAAGAATTCCTTCTGTGATAAAAATTTTTTTAGTAACTTTGGCTGTTGCGGATGATTTGGGTGCAGTGACGGTTATTGCTATTTTTTATACAGAAGATTTACAAATATTATGGATGATGTTGTCCTGTATTATTATTATGGCATTGATTTATCTTAATTATAAAGATACAAAATTTATTTTCTTGTATTTTGTTTTTGGAATCTTCTTGTGGATTACTGTTTATAAAAGTGGTATTCACCCTACAGTTGCTGCAGTAATTTTGGCATTTTGTATACCAGGAAAAACTAAAGTATCTTCTGTTTATTTTGAAAAAATGCTGAAAGAATGGCAAAAACTTGATTTTGATGAAATTCAACAAATGAAAGATATATACACGCAAAAAAGAGGATTTTTTAAGAAACTAAGTGATGGAGTTAAAAATTTTATTCACCCTAGTACAGAAAAAAAAATTGACATGTATCGAGAAAGTAAATATATTTATATTCTTGATAGCATTGGGCGTTATTCTTATGCGGCGCAAAATCCACTTTTAAGAACTGAGCATGCATTGCAACCTATTTGTGCATATTTTATTGTTCCTCTTTTTGCTTTTGCAAATGGTGGGGTTTTAATTGATCAAGGCATTGATTTTTTGAATAGTGGTATTATGTGGGGAACAATTTTTGGCTTAGTTTTAGGAAAGCCACTAGGAATCTTAATCTTTGCCTATTTTAGCGAGCGTTTAAAAATTTCTATTCGTCCTAGAGGGTTAAGATATCCTCATGTTTTGGCAGTAGGTTTTTTAGCAGGAATTGGTTTTACTATGTCTATGTTTGTTTCTGGACTTGCTTATACTGAACAAGAGATGATAAACATATCCAAACTTTCTGTTTTAATTGCATCTGCTTTGGCAATAATTTTTGGTGTTGTAGCATTGTTTTTTAGCACAAAAATAAAGGAAAATAATGGGGCAAAAAATATTTCTTGA
- the nhaA gene encoding sodium/proton antiporter NhaA, with translation MGQKIFLEKLFLRFLKSETFGGVCLFVSMVLALIVANSNLSDWYFELWEKEFGFGFGDKFFGFSIHEWINDVLMSFFFLMVGLEIKREFLLGELSGIQKAAFPVIAAIGGMVVPGLIYFTFNAGTDSVFGFGIPMATDIAFALGVILMLGKRVPFALKVFLVTLAVVDDLGAIIVIAVFYTSQIYWNYLLIAVGIIALLIFLNKMGIKNLIPYLILGVFLWVVVHHSGIHATIAAVLLAFCVPLQPKEKRAAFVNFFKETLDKIYNKTDLKNETKIVKTLYKRSIATQSPLERLEHILHPWSAYFIMPLFAFANAGVNISGNIDFTIDHIFFGVLLGLFIGKPVGIFVVTFVFEKLGIIKKPQDVAWFHIFSAGVLAGIGFTMSIFVSNLAFENLEAIELAKIAILLASFLSAITGSCLLFLFNKIKNK, from the coding sequence ATGGGGCAAAAAATATTTCTTGAAAAATTATTTTTACGTTTTTTAAAAAGTGAAACTTTTGGAGGCGTGTGTTTATTTGTCAGTATGGTTTTAGCATTAATTGTAGCTAATTCTAATTTATCTGATTGGTATTTTGAGCTATGGGAAAAAGAATTTGGTTTTGGCTTTGGAGATAAATTTTTTGGCTTTAGTATTCATGAATGGATTAATGATGTTTTAATGTCATTTTTCTTTTTAATGGTAGGTTTAGAAATTAAACGAGAGTTTTTGTTAGGGGAACTTTCTGGGATTCAAAAAGCAGCATTTCCTGTTATTGCTGCAATTGGAGGAATGGTTGTCCCTGGTTTGATATATTTTACCTTTAATGCAGGGACAGATTCAGTATTTGGTTTTGGAATACCTATGGCAACAGATATTGCCTTTGCTCTTGGAGTGATTTTAATGCTTGGCAAACGTGTGCCTTTTGCATTAAAAGTCTTTTTGGTAACTTTGGCAGTTGTTGATGATTTGGGAGCGATTATTGTTATTGCAGTATTTTATACTTCACAAATTTATTGGAATTATTTATTGATTGCAGTAGGAATTATTGCCTTATTAATTTTTCTTAATAAAATGGGTATTAAAAATCTTATTCCTTATTTAATTTTAGGAGTTTTTCTTTGGGTAGTTGTGCATCATAGTGGGATTCATGCTACAATTGCGGCTGTATTATTGGCTTTTTGTGTTCCTTTACAGCCAAAAGAAAAAAGAGCTGCTTTTGTAAATTTTTTTAAGGAAACGCTAGATAAAATCTATAATAAAACTGATTTAAAAAATGAAACAAAGATTGTAAAAACCCTTTATAAAAGATCTATAGCGACACAAAGTCCTTTAGAGAGATTAGAGCATATTTTGCATCCATGGAGTGCATATTTTATTATGCCACTTTTTGCTTTTGCAAATGCAGGAGTAAATATTAGTGGTAATATTGATTTTACAATTGACCATATCTTTTTTGGGGTTTTACTAGGATTGTTTATAGGAAAACCCGTAGGTATTTTTGTAGTAACTTTTGTTTTTGAAAAACTTGGAATTATTAAAAAACCACAAGATGTTGCTTGGTTTCATATTTTTAGTGCAGGGGTTTTGGCAGGTATTGGTTTTACAATGTCGATTTTTGTATCTAATCTTGCTTTTGAAAATTTAGAGGCTATAGAATTGGCAAAAATTGCAATTTTGCTTGCATCTTTTTTATCTGCCATCACAGGTTCTTGCCTATTGTTTTTGTTTAATAAAATAAAAAATAAGTAA
- the secD gene encoding protein translocase subunit SecD, translating into MKQVFNFRLIVFLCAALFGIAFSIPSLFQTQGPRISLGLDLQGGLNLLLEVKTEEAIKAKYASLASSIGFEAKQKQVILDRLRAKEDGVVFDIIDSEDAKTIDMVLSKINGIITQKQEDSYNIVFDEKEIGEIEKNAVSQAISTIRNRLDQFGLSEPSVTQQGKSNILVELPGIKTAEEENRARDLIAKSAHLQMMAVDEEHNARVHTMSALEAQKYGDVILPFVGDDGQDFGKILLKAIPILDGDKLTDARVAYDENHQPVVSFSLDSQGAKIFGDFSGANIGKRMAIVLDGKVYSAPVIRQRIGGGSGQISGGFSVEQASDLAITLRSGALPAPLEVIEKRSVGPSLGQDSIRASAIALISGFVLVVGFMIVYYSMAGVIATFALVVNLFLIIAIMSIFGATLTLPGMAGIVLTVGVAVDANIIINERLREALRAGENVMRAIQLGYANASRAIFDSNITSLIASVLLYAYGTGAIKGFAITTGIGIIASIITAIIGTYGFYQAILPKIANTKSLNFWFGIRKD; encoded by the coding sequence ATGAAGCAAGTTTTTAATTTTAGATTAATTGTATTTTTATGTGCCGCTTTGTTTGGTATAGCTTTTTCTATTCCTTCATTATTTCAAACACAAGGACCAAGAATTAGCTTAGGATTAGATTTGCAAGGTGGACTAAATCTTCTTTTGGAGGTAAAAACAGAGGAAGCTATTAAAGCAAAATATGCTTCTTTGGCTTCTTCTATTGGTTTTGAAGCAAAGCAAAAACAAGTAATTTTGGATAGATTGCGTGCAAAAGAAGATGGCGTTGTGTTTGATATTATTGATTCTGAGGATGCAAAAACTATCGATATGGTTTTATCAAAAATTAATGGAATTATCACGCAAAAACAAGAAGATTCTTACAATATTGTTTTTGATGAAAAAGAAATTGGAGAAATTGAAAAAAATGCAGTTTCTCAAGCAATTTCTACGATCAGAAATCGTTTGGATCAATTTGGACTTTCAGAACCAAGTGTTACACAACAAGGAAAAAGTAATATTTTAGTAGAACTTCCTGGTATTAAGACTGCAGAAGAAGAAAATAGGGCAAGGGATTTGATTGCAAAATCTGCACATCTACAGATGATGGCTGTTGATGAGGAGCATAATGCAAGAGTGCATACTATGAGTGCACTTGAGGCACAAAAATATGGTGATGTAATTTTACCTTTTGTTGGAGATGATGGTCAAGATTTCGGCAAGATTTTATTAAAAGCAATTCCCATTCTAGATGGTGATAAATTAACAGATGCGCGTGTAGCTTATGATGAAAATCATCAGCCTGTTGTGAGTTTTAGCTTAGATTCTCAAGGAGCAAAGATTTTTGGAGATTTTTCTGGGGCTAATATCGGTAAGCGTATGGCTATTGTCTTAGATGGGAAGGTGTATTCTGCACCTGTGATTAGACAGCGTATTGGTGGAGGTAGTGGACAAATTAGTGGAGGATTTAGTGTTGAACAGGCAAGCGATTTGGCAATTACTCTAAGAAGTGGGGCGTTACCAGCTCCTTTGGAGGTTATCGAAAAGCGTAGCGTGGGACCTAGTCTTGGACAAGATAGTATTAGGGCATCTGCGATTGCTTTAATTAGTGGTTTTGTTCTTGTTGTAGGCTTTATGATTGTATATTATTCAATGGCAGGGGTAATTGCCACTTTTGCATTAGTTGTAAATTTATTTTTAATTATTGCCATTATGTCTATTTTTGGCGCTACTTTGACACTGCCAGGAATGGCTGGAATTGTTTTGACTGTAGGTGTTGCAGTAGATGCAAATATTATTATCAATGAGCGTCTTAGAGAAGCATTGCGTGCAGGAGAAAATGTTATGCGAGCTATCCAGCTAGGTTATGCAAATGCATCGCGTGCAATTTTTGATTCCAACATTACTTCTTTGATTGCATCAGTCCTGCTTTATGCTTATGGGACAGGTGCAATAAAAGGTTTTGCTATTACTACAGGGATTGGGATTATCGCATCTATTATTACTGCTATTATTGGCACCTATGGGTTTTATCAAGCAATACTGCCAAAAATTGCTAATACAAAATCTTTAAATTTTTGGTTTGGTATAAGGAAAGATTAA
- the secF gene encoding protein translocase subunit SecF: MEIFKKVKIFDFVAYSKYGLIVSVFLTLGAFALFFFKGFTPGIDFAGGSSAQIRYEETAPIIEIREILDTTEGFKGSQVSEYGAKQEVQIKIPYNNLLSGKNLNVVLGDLLKDTGKFEIRKLDSVGPKVGNELKQKGILSLVLATLAMMLYVSFRYEWRFALASIVALVHDVIITAAFVIIFNIDLNLEVVAALLTLIGYSINDTIIIFDRIREKMLSNKSNDIIEVINEAISHTLSRTLLTSLTVFFVVLTLYLFGGENIIGFSLPMLIGVVFGTYSSMFVAPKLAILFGFNIQEYHEKEMKKAKKREEKKRLREMYENGRV, encoded by the coding sequence ATGGAAATTTTTAAAAAAGTCAAAATTTTTGATTTTGTGGCCTATTCGAAATATGGTCTCATTGTCTCAGTTTTTTTAACTCTTGGTGCTTTTGCTTTATTTTTTTTCAAGGGTTTTACACCAGGAATTGATTTTGCAGGAGGAAGTTCCGCACAAATTCGATATGAAGAAACTGCACCAATTATAGAGATTCGGGAGATTTTAGATACTACCGAAGGTTTTAAGGGGAGTCAGGTTAGCGAGTATGGTGCGAAGCAAGAAGTGCAGATTAAAATACCTTATAACAATCTTTTAAGTGGAAAAAATCTTAATGTTGTTTTAGGGGATTTATTAAAAGATACAGGAAAATTTGAGATTAGAAAACTAGATAGCGTGGGGCCAAAGGTTGGAAACGAGTTAAAGCAAAAAGGGATTTTATCTTTAGTTTTAGCAACACTTGCTATGATGCTTTATGTGAGTTTTAGGTATGAATGGCGTTTTGCATTAGCTAGTATTGTAGCGTTAGTGCATGATGTAATCATTACTGCTGCTTTTGTGATTATTTTTAATATTGATTTAAACCTAGAAGTGGTTGCAGCACTATTAACCCTGATAGGTTATTCAATTAATGACACAATTATTATTTTTGATAGAATTCGAGAAAAAATGTTGAGCAATAAGAGTAATGATATTATAGAAGTGATCAATGAGGCTATTTCACATACCTTATCAAGAACTTTATTAACTTCTTTAACGGTATTTTTTGTGGTTCTTACACTTTATCTTTTTGGAGGAGAAAATATTATAGGTTTTTCTTTGCCAATGTTAATAGGTGTAGTGTTTGGAACTTATAGCTCTATGTTTGTAGCCCCAAAACTTGCAATTTTATTTGGTTTTAATATTCAAGAATATCATGAAAAAGAAATGAAAAAGGCTAAAAAAAGAGAAGAAAAGAAGCGTTTAAGAGAGATGTATGAAAATGGAAGAGTATAA